The Armatimonadota bacterium genome has a window encoding:
- a CDS encoding cytochrome b/b6 domain-containing protein, whose amino-acid sequence MMTTRPMFPGWVRGWHWMNAALFVTLAVTGFSLHFAGAGAAPVSFRLAVLTHNLAGALLALNYFVYVAILIFTGEWRQYAVRLHGIVGRLRVQAAYYLGGIARGEPHPFHATPERRFNPLQQLTYAATMFVGFPVLAITGLFMLFPETAPERVAGIGGVWPMAVLHTLLAYCFVAFLAMHVYLALTCSEPHSGLRAMITGGAIAEPNVGPTRVPEIDNHVLETD is encoded by the coding sequence ATGATGACCACGCGCCCGATGTTCCCGGGATGGGTCCGCGGATGGCACTGGATGAACGCCGCGCTCTTTGTCACGCTGGCCGTGACCGGCTTCAGCCTCCATTTCGCCGGCGCTGGCGCGGCGCCCGTGTCCTTCAGGCTCGCCGTCCTCACACATAACCTGGCCGGCGCGCTGCTGGCTCTGAATTACTTCGTCTATGTGGCAATCCTCATTTTCACCGGGGAATGGCGCCAGTATGCCGTCCGCTTGCACGGCATCGTCGGGCGGCTGCGGGTCCAGGCGGCGTACTACCTCGGCGGGATCGCCCGCGGTGAGCCGCACCCTTTCCATGCCACGCCGGAGCGCCGGTTCAACCCGCTGCAGCAATTGACATATGCCGCGACGATGTTCGTCGGGTTCCCAGTGCTGGCCATTACCGGCCTCTTCATGCTATTTCCCGAGACGGCGCCGGAACGGGTTGCCGGCATCGGAGGAGTGTGGCCGATGGCCGTCCTCCACACGCTGTTGGCTTACTGCTTCGTGGCGTTTCTTGCCATGCACGTTTACCTCGCGCTCACGTGCTCCGAACCGCATTCGGGGCTGCGCGCAATGATCACCGGCGGCGCTATCGCCGAGCCGAACGTGGGACCGACGCGGGTCCCGGAGATTGACAACCATGTTCTGGAAACGGATTAA
- a CDS encoding cytochrome c3 family protein, translated as MTTRRRTHAGLATALFAALACILSAPAAAVGPDATVNGSCLRCHSMGTFARRAPTGEVENLSVNPKTFSASEIGALPCTRCHDAGFKRFPHPKRPPLQFAAVLGKNKPDLAGAPLAEIQNEFKQSVHFQKHPTLFTCFRCHDPHSFRRWREVTRQSVAERNAICLRCHASQENYSRIAGRRVPDLSVVHAWLPHAEIHMAQVRCLDCHASAVAPSHSHLIMPKSQAVRDCVKCHSANTVLRDKLYKHERGQEMARLGFANALIVNNTYVIGATRNRILDTLGALIVLGTLAGMGGHTVLRTRGRGPSGHAGEDK; from the coding sequence ATGACAACAAGACGACGCACGCACGCCGGCCTGGCGACCGCCCTGTTTGCGGCGCTGGCGTGTATCCTTTCGGCGCCGGCCGCCGCGGTTGGGCCGGATGCCACCGTGAACGGCTCCTGTCTCCGGTGCCACTCCATGGGCACTTTCGCGCGACGCGCCCCAACCGGTGAGGTTGAAAACCTCTCCGTGAACCCGAAAACCTTCAGCGCCAGCGAGATCGGGGCCCTCCCATGTACGCGGTGCCACGATGCGGGGTTCAAGCGATTTCCGCACCCGAAGCGGCCTCCGCTTCAGTTTGCGGCCGTTTTAGGAAAGAACAAACCGGATCTCGCGGGGGCGCCCCTCGCGGAGATTCAGAACGAGTTCAAGCAGAGCGTTCACTTCCAAAAGCACCCTACCTTGTTTACGTGCTTCCGATGCCACGATCCGCACTCCTTCCGGCGCTGGCGCGAAGTTACGCGGCAGAGCGTGGCCGAAAGGAACGCGATTTGTCTTCGCTGCCATGCATCGCAGGAGAACTACTCGCGCATCGCCGGGCGTCGCGTGCCCGATCTATCCGTGGTGCACGCCTGGCTGCCGCACGCTGAGATACACATGGCGCAGGTCCGCTGCCTGGACTGCCACGCCAGCGCCGTCGCACCGTCCCACAGCCACCTCATTATGCCGAAGAGCCAGGCCGTCCGCGACTGTGTGAAATGTCATTCGGCCAACACGGTGCTGCGCGACAAGCTCTACAAACACGAACGCGGACAGGAGATGGCGCGGCTGGGGTTTGCGAACGCGCTCATCGTCAACAACACCTACGTTATCGGCGCAACGCGCAACAGGATTCTGGACACGCTGGGCGCCCTCATCGTCCTCGGAACGCTGGCGGGCATGGGTGGCCATACGGTCTTGAGGACGCGCGGACGAGGCCCATCCGGCCACGCCGGGGAGGACAAATGA
- a CDS encoding outer membrane protein transport protein: MKRIALFASPVVALAACLACAGPGLATNGYFTHGFGTKSKGMAGAGVALPQDAMIGATNPAGMAFVGKRLDLGLSLFNPVRQYTVKGAPSGLPATFGLTPGTVKSGRDWFAIPHVAYNNPLGPNSSVGICVYGNGGMNTSYPGSAGGGAGTFYGGPAGVNLEQLFIAPTYASKFGETASWGVAPIFAYQRFEAKGLKNFGAFAADGDADNLSDKGTDTSTGMGFRVGVQGQVQPDLTLAASYQSKMKMSRFKKYDDLFAGRGRFDIPPTATIGLAYKTDPKSVLAFDIQSIWYSKVAAIHNPLSNLFEGPDTTGLLGDDKGAGFGWRDVTVAKLGYQREVCPAWTVRGGVSYGRQPIPSSEVLFNILAPGVEQWHFTGGFTHATGPKDEFTMSVMFAPNVNVKGPNPMEAPGQQTISLRMHEFEAEASWGIKF; encoded by the coding sequence ATGAAAAGGATCGCTTTGTTCGCCAGTCCGGTCGTTGCTTTGGCCGCCTGCCTCGCCTGCGCCGGCCCGGGCCTCGCCACCAACGGCTATTTCACGCACGGGTTCGGCACCAAATCCAAAGGGATGGCGGGCGCGGGAGTTGCGCTTCCACAGGACGCGATGATCGGCGCCACGAATCCCGCCGGTATGGCCTTCGTCGGCAAGCGCCTGGACCTTGGCTTGTCGCTGTTCAATCCGGTGCGCCAGTACACCGTCAAGGGTGCGCCGTCCGGTCTCCCCGCCACGTTCGGGCTGACCCCGGGGACCGTCAAGAGCGGGCGCGATTGGTTTGCCATACCGCACGTTGCCTACAACAACCCGCTCGGTCCGAACAGCAGCGTCGGCATCTGTGTCTACGGAAATGGTGGGATGAACACGAGCTATCCCGGTTCCGCGGGCGGCGGAGCAGGAACGTTCTATGGCGGCCCCGCCGGGGTGAACCTGGAGCAGCTTTTCATTGCACCGACCTACGCCAGCAAATTCGGCGAGACCGCCTCGTGGGGCGTAGCGCCCATCTTCGCCTACCAGCGCTTCGAAGCCAAGGGCCTTAAGAACTTCGGCGCGTTTGCCGCCGATGGTGATGCGGACAACCTTTCCGACAAGGGGACCGATACATCCACCGGAATGGGTTTCAGAGTCGGTGTCCAGGGGCAGGTGCAGCCGGACCTCACCCTCGCGGCGTCTTACCAGTCGAAGATGAAAATGAGCCGCTTCAAGAAATACGACGACCTTTTCGCCGGCCGGGGTCGATTCGACATCCCCCCCACGGCAACCATCGGCCTCGCGTACAAGACCGACCCGAAGTCCGTGCTAGCCTTCGATATTCAAAGCATCTGGTACAGCAAGGTCGCCGCGATCCACAATCCCCTCAGCAACCTGTTTGAAGGCCCGGACACAACCGGGCTCTTGGGTGACGATAAGGGTGCAGGGTTCGGATGGCGCGACGTAACGGTTGCCAAACTCGGCTACCAGCGCGAAGTCTGCCCGGCGTGGACCGTTCGCGGCGGTGTCAGCTACGGCCGCCAGCCCATCCCGTCGTCCGAAGTCCTCTTTAACATCCTGGCCCCGGGTGTCGAGCAGTGGCACTTCACGGGCGGGTTTACGCACGCCACCGGTCCGAAGGACGAGTTCACGATGTCCGTGATGTTTGCCCCAAACGTGAATGTGAAGGGCCCGAACCCGATGGAAGCCCCCGGTCAGCAGACCATAAGCCTCAGGATGCACGAGTTTGAGGCCGAAGCCAGCTGGGGAATCAAGTTCTAG
- a CDS encoding efflux RND transporter periplasmic adaptor subunit, translating into MKPRNKRIFAGVAVLVLALSALVLRARNSPIRADEAPAPARAPAHVVLSTANLTTVPQYLDATGLTRAELEAVIATKIQGRVLRVFVREGERVRRGQPLVQMDARDLSAAVAQASAGVRSASVGYGNAQVAASMEQSMSAARIAQAEASLANAQAALEAARAKAEMVVSGPRRQERTQSGLAVAQAQSGVNLAQANLGRMKSLFEQGAISRQQLDTYQSQYEVAKAQYDTARESQSISDEGSRSEDIRAAREGVRQAEAGIALAKAGVKQARAAAKQADVRRAEILGAKAQVGQGQAALQMARVTLDYATIVAPFDGVVTRRSVDPGSLATPGTPLLTLQGGDLRLEATVPESSLSSVRPGSTVPVDLDAFAGRPVTGRVVEISPQGDPASHTFTVKVRLPADSGVRSGMFGRARFRTGTGRQILVPTTAILPREGLTYVYAVGEGRRASLRLVTTAAAGGHRTAVLSGLQPGERVVTSGAVSDGQSVEE; encoded by the coding sequence TTGAAACCCAGAAACAAACGGATCTTTGCAGGAGTGGCTGTGCTTGTTTTGGCGCTGAGCGCGTTGGTGCTAAGGGCCCGCAATTCGCCGATCCGAGCCGACGAGGCGCCCGCGCCGGCACGCGCCCCCGCCCACGTGGTGCTCAGCACCGCGAATCTGACCACCGTTCCCCAGTATCTCGACGCGACCGGCCTGACCCGCGCTGAACTGGAAGCCGTGATCGCCACCAAGATCCAGGGCCGGGTATTGCGGGTCTTCGTTCGCGAAGGCGAGCGCGTCCGGCGCGGCCAGCCCCTCGTACAGATGGATGCGCGCGATCTAAGCGCCGCAGTGGCACAGGCCTCGGCCGGGGTTCGAAGCGCATCGGTGGGCTATGGGAACGCGCAGGTCGCCGCGTCGATGGAGCAGAGCATGTCCGCCGCGCGCATCGCCCAGGCGGAAGCGTCCCTCGCGAACGCACAGGCCGCGCTGGAAGCCGCGCGGGCCAAGGCCGAAATGGTCGTATCGGGCCCCCGCCGCCAGGAGCGCACCCAATCAGGGCTGGCCGTCGCGCAGGCGCAATCCGGTGTGAATCTGGCCCAGGCCAACCTCGGGCGCATGAAATCGCTTTTCGAGCAGGGCGCCATCTCCAGACAGCAACTCGACACCTATCAGAGCCAGTACGAAGTGGCGAAGGCGCAGTACGATACCGCCCGTGAATCGCAAAGCATCTCCGATGAAGGCAGCCGCTCGGAGGACATTCGCGCTGCCCGGGAAGGCGTTCGCCAGGCCGAAGCGGGAATTGCGTTGGCGAAGGCCGGCGTGAAACAGGCGCGGGCCGCAGCCAAGCAGGCCGACGTTCGCCGCGCCGAGATACTGGGCGCGAAGGCACAGGTCGGACAAGGCCAGGCAGCCCTTCAGATGGCGAGGGTAACCCTCGACTACGCGACCATCGTGGCGCCGTTCGATGGGGTTGTCACCCGACGTTCCGTTGACCCCGGCTCCCTTGCGACCCCCGGGACGCCGCTCCTGACGCTTCAGGGTGGAGATCTAAGGCTGGAAGCAACCGTGCCCGAGAGCAGCCTCTCCTCGGTCCGTCCGGGATCAACCGTGCCGGTGGACCTGGATGCGTTCGCCGGCCGCCCCGTGACCGGCAGAGTGGTGGAGATCTCCCCTCAAGGCGATCCGGCAAGTCACACGTTCACCGTGAAGGTGCGGCTCCCCGCTGACAGCGGTGTCCGATCCGGTATGTTCGGCAGAGCGCGATTCCGCACCGGCACGGGGCGCCAGATTCTGGTTCCCACCACGGCCATCCTGCCTCGCGAGGGGCTCACGTACGTGTACGCCGTGGGTGAAGGCCGCCGAGCGAGTCTTCGACTGGTGACCACGGCAGCCGCGGGCGGACACCGCACGGCCGTTCTCTCGGGGTTGCAGCCTGGTGAACGGGTGGTGACGTCCGGAGCGGTGAGCGACGGGCAGTCCGTGGAAGAGTAG
- a CDS encoding efflux RND transporter permease subunit has product MKLGIAGRMASAFINSKLTPLVIIASLALGAFAVWKTPREEEPQIIVPMMDVIVQMPGATAKEVEQRVTVPMEKLIWEIPGVEYVYSTSSPGQSMAIVRFLVGQDQEASQVRLREKLQGHYDLVPPGASAPILKAHSIDDVPILALTLHSTKYDAPALRQIAARIDDAVKQVENVSETTIIGGPRREVRVVLDKGRLAGFGLSPDGVAEALGASNQRSQAGDFAGGNSQLSIKTGQFLRNAKDVESVVVGAAGGRAIFLRDIASVIDGPGEPHNYVQFGYGPAGREAAAGAVSRGVERSAVEPAVTISIAKRQGKNAIEIADAVLRKVDTLKGTIIPSDVQIAVTRNYGESANEKSGELLLHMLIAVVSVTLLIAFALGRRESLVVAVAIPVTLALTLLVFYLYGYTLNRITLFALIFSIGILVDDAIVVVENIVRHYRMPQDEPVPPLVLAIRAVDEVGNPTILATFAVIAAILPMAFVGGLMGPYMRPIPVGATAAMLFSLLIAFIVTPWAAFRVLKGEHSKAFHDKHSHEGKDDFLTRLYRGVMTPMLRSGKLRAVFFGGVIVLLLASMGLVALKAVTVKMLPFDNKNEFQVIVDMPTNSTLEQTAAATRALADYVATIPEVENYQTYVGTAAPFNFNGLVRHYFMRQAPYQADIQVNLLGKNDRKAQSHGIVKRIRPQIAAIAAKWGVRVKVAEVPPGPPVLQTLVAEVYGPTPESRQAVAAHVKRVFETTSGVADVDWYSDDEQETYRFEVDKEKAALVGVDTSAINRTLATALSGAQVGLLHDEGAREDIPLTMRLARSERSSLNDLEQLSVSARDGHLVPLSSLVRAVAIPTDKSIYHKNLLPVVYVTGDVVGRQESPVYAIMAMNHALRKASFPGNSKLEILSTRMPFTTQKPVMKWDGEWQITYEVFRDLGIAFAAVLAIIYILVVAWFQSFKTPLVIMAPIPLTLVGILPAHALMGAFFTATSMIGFIAGAGIIVRNSIILVDFIELRLKQGMPLEEAVIDAGATRFRPMLLTAAAVIVGSFIILFDPIFQGLAISLMAGEIASTLLSRLAVPILYFVMKQREGIAAVAHAIPAPLP; this is encoded by the coding sequence ATGAAATTGGGAATCGCAGGGCGGATGGCCTCCGCATTTATAAACAGCAAGCTTACGCCGCTCGTTATCATCGCGTCGCTCGCATTGGGCGCCTTCGCGGTATGGAAGACACCCCGCGAGGAAGAACCGCAGATCATCGTTCCGATGATGGACGTCATCGTTCAGATGCCGGGCGCGACTGCGAAAGAGGTGGAGCAGCGCGTCACCGTACCGATGGAGAAGCTGATCTGGGAGATTCCCGGCGTCGAATACGTTTACTCGACTTCCAGCCCGGGGCAATCCATGGCCATCGTCCGCTTCCTCGTGGGCCAGGACCAGGAAGCCAGCCAGGTTCGGCTCCGCGAGAAACTCCAGGGCCACTATGACCTGGTCCCGCCGGGCGCATCGGCCCCGATACTGAAGGCACACTCGATCGACGACGTTCCAATCCTCGCGCTCACGCTGCACAGCACGAAGTACGATGCGCCGGCGCTCCGGCAGATCGCAGCCCGCATCGACGATGCGGTGAAGCAGGTGGAAAACGTCTCCGAGACGACCATCATCGGCGGGCCGCGCCGCGAGGTGCGAGTGGTCCTGGACAAGGGCCGGCTCGCCGGGTTCGGTCTTTCGCCCGATGGCGTTGCCGAAGCCCTCGGCGCATCGAACCAGCGCTCTCAGGCCGGTGATTTCGCCGGAGGAAATTCGCAGCTGTCGATCAAGACGGGGCAGTTTCTCCGGAACGCGAAAGATGTTGAAAGCGTTGTCGTCGGAGCTGCCGGCGGACGGGCGATTTTCCTTCGCGACATTGCTTCCGTCATTGACGGCCCGGGGGAGCCCCACAACTACGTCCAGTTCGGGTACGGCCCCGCCGGCCGCGAGGCTGCGGCTGGCGCGGTCTCGCGCGGGGTCGAGAGGTCGGCCGTTGAGCCGGCGGTCACCATCTCCATAGCCAAGCGCCAGGGTAAGAACGCGATCGAGATCGCAGACGCGGTTCTTCGCAAGGTTGACACGCTGAAGGGAACGATCATCCCCTCGGATGTGCAGATAGCAGTCACGCGCAACTACGGCGAATCGGCCAACGAAAAATCCGGCGAACTTCTCCTCCACATGCTGATCGCGGTTGTGAGCGTGACGCTTCTCATCGCGTTCGCTCTCGGCCGCAGGGAGTCTCTGGTGGTGGCGGTTGCGATCCCTGTGACGCTGGCGCTCACCCTTCTCGTATTCTATCTGTACGGCTATACCCTGAACCGAATCACGTTGTTCGCGTTGATCTTCAGCATCGGTATCCTCGTCGATGACGCCATCGTGGTCGTAGAGAACATCGTTCGGCACTATCGGATGCCCCAGGACGAGCCCGTGCCTCCCCTGGTACTTGCGATACGGGCCGTCGACGAAGTTGGCAACCCGACGATCCTGGCCACGTTCGCCGTTATCGCGGCTATCCTGCCGATGGCATTCGTCGGCGGGTTAATGGGCCCATATATGAGGCCCATTCCGGTCGGGGCAACAGCCGCTATGCTGTTCTCGCTCCTCATCGCGTTCATCGTGACGCCATGGGCGGCGTTTCGCGTGCTCAAGGGTGAACACTCGAAAGCCTTCCACGACAAGCACTCTCACGAGGGCAAGGATGATTTCCTAACGCGCCTCTACCGGGGAGTGATGACGCCGATGCTGCGCTCCGGCAAACTGCGCGCCGTGTTTTTCGGCGGAGTCATCGTACTGCTTCTCGCATCGATGGGCCTGGTGGCGCTCAAGGCCGTCACGGTGAAGATGCTGCCGTTCGACAACAAGAATGAGTTCCAGGTGATTGTCGATATGCCGACGAATTCCACTCTGGAACAAACGGCCGCGGCAACACGCGCATTGGCGGATTACGTTGCCACCATCCCCGAAGTTGAGAACTACCAGACGTATGTGGGAACGGCCGCGCCGTTCAACTTCAACGGGCTCGTGCGGCACTATTTCATGCGCCAGGCCCCCTACCAGGCGGACATTCAGGTAAACCTGCTCGGAAAGAACGATCGCAAGGCGCAAAGCCACGGTATCGTCAAACGGATCCGCCCCCAGATCGCCGCGATCGCCGCAAAATGGGGCGTCCGTGTGAAAGTGGCCGAGGTGCCGCCGGGTCCTCCGGTTCTCCAGACGCTGGTTGCCGAGGTCTACGGTCCAACGCCCGAGAGCCGCCAGGCCGTCGCCGCCCACGTGAAGCGCGTCTTCGAAACGACGTCCGGCGTGGCGGATGTGGACTGGTATTCGGATGACGAACAGGAAACCTACCGGTTTGAGGTAGACAAGGAGAAGGCCGCGCTGGTCGGCGTCGACACCTCCGCCATCAACCGCACCCTCGCCACGGCCCTGAGCGGAGCGCAGGTGGGGCTGTTACACGACGAGGGCGCCCGCGAGGACATCCCCCTAACGATGCGGCTCGCGCGTTCCGAACGGAGCAGCCTGAACGATCTTGAGCAACTCTCGGTAAGCGCGCGTGACGGCCACCTGGTGCCCCTCAGCTCTCTGGTCAGGGCGGTGGCGATTCCCACCGACAAGTCCATCTACCACAAGAACCTGTTGCCAGTTGTGTACGTTACGGGTGATGTCGTAGGGCGGCAGGAAAGCCCGGTCTACGCGATCATGGCGATGAACCATGCTCTGCGCAAGGCATCATTCCCCGGGAATTCAAAGCTGGAGATCCTCAGCACTCGGATGCCGTTCACAACTCAGAAACCGGTCATGAAATGGGATGGTGAGTGGCAGATAACCTACGAGGTTTTCCGCGACCTGGGCATCGCGTTCGCGGCGGTTCTGGCGATCATCTATATCCTGGTTGTGGCCTGGTTCCAGTCCTTCAAGACACCGCTGGTGATCATGGCGCCGATCCCGCTCACGCTGGTCGGCATCCTGCCGGCCCACGCTTTGATGGGCGCGTTCTTCACGGCCACAAGCATGATCGGATTCATCGCCGGCGCCGGCATCATCGTGCGCAACTCCATCATCCTTGTGGACTTCATCGAACTGCGCCTCAAGCAGGGAATGCCGCTCGAAGAGGCCGTAATCGACGCCGGCGCGACCCGCTTCCGGCCAATGCTGTTGACGGCCGCCGCCGTCATCGTCGGGTCGTTCATCATCCTGTTCGACCCGATCTTCCAGGGTCTGGCGATCAGCCTGATGGCAGGCGAGATCGCCTCTACGCTTCTTTCCCGGCTGGCCGTGCCGATCCTCTACTTCGTGATGAAGCAGCGTGAAGGGATCGCCGCGGTCGCACACGCCATTCCCGCGCCTTTGCCCTGA
- a CDS encoding DUF2892 domain-containing protein — protein MTTERYLRLIGGAFVVASVALGTYVSPWFYAFTAFVGLNLFQSAFTNWCPMKALLEKIEPRS, from the coding sequence ATGACAACAGAACGGTATTTGCGGTTGATCGGTGGAGCGTTTGTGGTGGCCTCAGTCGCCCTCGGCACATATGTGAGCCCGTGGTTCTACGCTTTCACGGCCTTTGTTGGGTTGAACCTGTTTCAGAGCGCCTTTACGAACTGGTGCCCAATGAAGGCCTTGTTGGAAAAGATCGAGCCGCGTTCGTGA
- a CDS encoding uroporphyrinogen decarboxylase family protein — MTSRERMELALDLKEADRIPRCESFWPETLPLWRQQGMRDDTPINELFDYDIVSAGWVNHEARPGLVELIAESDEWHTRRDGHGAVLRYWKNKSGTPEHVEFTVNTPDAWAAHKKELLKVPIHQRVNLQQVLWLQEEARRNNRWFCWGGVECFEMAKDILGHEILCCAMAEDPDWAADVYMTLATLAVSALDYLETNGVRYDGAWVYGDIAYNHGPFCSPRMYRRLVMPAHQKQIGWFKDRGMKVIYHTDGDFRPLIPSFLDVGINCFQPLEAKAHIDVRELKPLYGDRVAFMGNIDIMVLITNDREKVEEEVAAKVPLAMKGGGYIYHSDHSIPPGVTWQTYEYLMELIDRYGRYR; from the coding sequence ATGACCTCCCGTGAACGGATGGAACTGGCGTTGGATCTGAAGGAAGCCGACCGCATACCACGATGCGAATCGTTCTGGCCTGAAACGCTGCCGCTCTGGCGGCAGCAGGGCATGCGCGACGATACGCCGATCAACGAATTGTTCGATTACGACATCGTTTCCGCGGGCTGGGTGAATCACGAGGCGCGCCCGGGTCTGGTGGAGCTAATCGCCGAGAGCGACGAATGGCACACCCGGAGAGACGGTCACGGCGCGGTCTTGCGCTATTGGAAGAACAAGAGCGGGACGCCGGAGCATGTGGAGTTTACTGTCAATACGCCGGACGCCTGGGCCGCGCACAAGAAGGAACTCCTTAAGGTGCCCATCCACCAGAGGGTGAATCTCCAGCAGGTGCTCTGGCTTCAGGAAGAGGCTCGACGCAACAACCGGTGGTTCTGCTGGGGCGGAGTTGAGTGTTTCGAGATGGCGAAGGACATCCTGGGTCACGAGATACTCTGCTGCGCGATGGCGGAGGATCCGGATTGGGCCGCGGATGTGTACATGACCCTTGCCACTCTGGCGGTCAGCGCCCTCGACTATCTGGAAACAAACGGCGTCCGGTATGACGGCGCCTGGGTCTACGGAGATATCGCATACAACCACGGGCCGTTTTGCTCGCCGCGCATGTATCGCCGCCTGGTTATGCCCGCGCACCAGAAGCAGATCGGTTGGTTCAAAGACCGCGGGATGAAGGTGATCTACCACACCGACGGCGACTTCCGTCCGCTGATACCCAGTTTCCTTGACGTGGGCATCAACTGTTTCCAGCCGCTGGAGGCGAAAGCGCACATCGACGTCAGAGAACTGAAGCCGCTCTACGGTGATCGCGTGGCGTTTATGGGGAACATCGACATCATGGTCCTCATCACGAACGACCGGGAGAAGGTTGAGGAGGAGGTTGCCGCCAAAGTACCGCTCGCGATGAAGGGCGGCGGGTATATCTACCACAGCGATCACAGCATCCCGCCCGGCGTCACCTGGCAGACGTATGAGTACCTGATGGAACTGATCGACCGCTACGGGCGGTACCGCTAG